The proteins below come from a single Candidatus Beckwithbacteria bacterium genomic window:
- a CDS encoding GNAT family N-acetyltransferase — protein sequence MKFEIIQDPDQAIYVLRNAGKWLLKTGKNPSKWWRLENLNKEFLYKFVKPEELYVGLIDKNPAVAAVLQIEQNAQDWQAIDKSKNIPSLYIHWLAVHRNFAGTGLPAKMVSYANTFAKKRGISFLRADTNANITKLRRVYENLGFKCVNVLQESYRNTAFYQKEVN from the coding sequence ATGAAATTTGAAATCATCCAAGATCCAGATCAAGCTATATATGTTTTAAGAAATGCTGGAAAATGGCTTTTGAAAACTGGTAAAAATCCTTCAAAGTGGTGGCGATTAGAAAATCTCAACAAAGAATTTTTATATAAATTTGTGAAACCTGAAGAACTTTATGTGGGTTTAATCGATAAAAATCCTGCTGTAGCAGCAGTATTGCAAATAGAGCAAAACGCCCAAGATTGGCAAGCTATTGATAAAAGTAAAAATATACCTTCCTTATACATTCATTGGTTAGCTGTACATCGCAATTTTGCTGGGACTGGCTTGCCTGCAAAAATGGTTTCATATGCTAATACTTTTGCAAAAAAACGTGGCATTTCATTTTTAAGAGCAGACACTAATGCTAATATCACTAAATTAAGAAGGGTTTATGAAAATTTAGGTTTTAAATGTGTCAATGTTTTACAAGAATCCTATCGCAACACTGCTTTCTATCAAAAAGAGGTAAATTAA
- a CDS encoding MBL fold metallo-hydrolase — MNKYLSNIIIILLLGLFLAVSYLYVPNSVYILNQKIEKSQPLQQDEARQNLVSEYGQYLAKNLPENTPKLYFYWLSNQRKLSNIRVKQAIAEIKSEQVVSGKIKAWTLLNMGVVIKTNSKIIAIDTANLPFSQAHNELARITDVFLVTHLDGDHFDSSLLKKAIANNKKVVLPEGFLFDSSQSENIIKLNSGESRNINGVTITAYQTDHRGDGNFNDPSVWFKIKTDGFTLLHTGDGRDFKNKNEANKVYQAKDYDILLGNILLHPYNIRDLKPHLFIPLHLFKFMSGNDLYQQSTIEVVQSNYQNYTKDLQGINIVYLLPGEGFTYPAEN; from the coding sequence ATGAACAAATATCTGTCTAATATAATCATTATTTTACTTCTTGGCTTATTTTTAGCTGTTTCATATCTTTACGTTCCCAACTCTGTATATATTCTTAATCAAAAAATAGAAAAGTCACAACCCTTACAACAAGATGAAGCCAGACAAAATCTGGTTTCAGAATATGGCCAGTATTTAGCAAAAAATCTACCAGAAAATACTCCCAAACTATACTTTTACTGGTTATCAAATCAAAGAAAACTATCTAATATAAGGGTTAAACAAGCTATTGCCGAAATTAAGAGCGAACAAGTAGTATCTGGCAAAATCAAGGCTTGGACTTTACTTAATATGGGAGTAGTTATCAAAACAAACAGCAAGATTATTGCTATTGATACAGCTAATTTACCTTTTTCTCAAGCTCACAATGAATTAGCTCGTATTACTGATGTGTTTTTAGTAACTCACCTAGACGGCGATCATTTTGACAGCTCTCTTCTTAAAAAAGCTATAGCAAATAATAAAAAAGTGGTTTTGCCAGAAGGTTTTTTATTTGATAGTTCTCAATCTGAAAATATTATCAAACTTAACAGTGGTGAATCTAGAAATATTAATGGGGTAACAATTACTGCTTACCAAACAGATCATCGTGGTGATGGTAATTTTAATGATCCCAGTGTTTGGTTCAAAATAAAAACTGATGGGTTTACATTGCTTCACACTGGTGACGGCCGAGATTTTAAAAATAAAAATGAAGCTAATAAAGTCTATCAAGCAAAAGATTATGATATTCTTTTAGGCAATATTTTGCTTCATCCTTACAATATCAGAGACCTTAAGCCTCATCTTTTCATTCCTCTACATCTGTTTAAATTTATGAGCGGTAATGATCTTTACCAGCAAAGTACTATTGAAGTAGTTCAGAGTAATTACCAAAATTACACTAAAGATTTACAGGGTATTAATATAGTATATCTACTACCAGGAGAAGGTTTTACATATCCCGCTGAAAATTAA
- a CDS encoding DedA family protein, translating into MDPISLISGLFNFILHIDEHLNEIIQAYGTLTYVILFFIIFAETGFVVTPFLPGDSLLFASGAFAALGSLNIFLTYLILLAAAVLGDTANYWIGHFLGQKIIENPKIPFINQSHIDKTNAFYEKHGGKTIILARFVPIVRTFAPFVAGVGKMHYGKFISYNIIGGILWVTLFTFAGFFFGNIPAVKHNFTIVIMVIILISVMPAVYEFLRHKLGSKEEKIKKTKIPSFDK; encoded by the coding sequence ATGGATCCTATTTCTCTTATTTCTGGTCTCTTTAATTTTATCCTTCATATTGATGAGCATCTTAATGAAATTATTCAAGCTTATGGCACACTTACTTACGTAATTTTATTTTTTATTATTTTTGCTGAAACTGGTTTTGTTGTTACGCCTTTTTTACCTGGTGATTCATTGCTTTTTGCTTCTGGTGCTTTTGCTGCTCTTGGTTCTTTAAATATTTTTTTAACCTATTTGATCCTTTTAGCAGCAGCTGTTTTAGGTGACACAGCTAATTATTGGATTGGACATTTTTTAGGTCAAAAAATTATTGAAAATCCCAAAATTCCTTTTATCAACCAATCTCATATTGATAAGACCAATGCCTTTTATGAAAAACATGGCGGCAAAACTATTATTTTAGCCAGATTTGTACCTATTGTGCGCACCTTTGCACCCTTTGTCGCCGGTGTTGGCAAAATGCACTATGGCAAATTTATTAGCTATAACATTATTGGAGGAATCCTCTGGGTTACACTTTTCACTTTTGCCGGTTTTTTCTTTGGCAATATCCCAGCAGTAAAACACAATTTTACGATTGTAATTATGGTTATTATTTTGATCTCGGTTATGCCAGCTGTTTATGAATTTCTCAGACATAAACTGGGCAGCAAAGAAGAGAAGATCAAAAAAACCAAAATTCCTTCATTTGATAAATAG
- a CDS encoding four helix bundle protein: MAKLTKKTYQLCLQTADRAWEVIELWPVFAKSTIGQQLILCLDLLTVSLAKAVQSKQENKLKFINQAREHSIESLVWLDKARRRRLLSKFDYQELYVNLQKLNQDLNF; the protein is encoded by the coding sequence ATGGCTAAGCTTACAAAAAAAACCTATCAGCTCTGTTTGCAAACAGCAGACCGAGCATGGGAGGTTATTGAACTTTGGCCAGTTTTTGCTAAATCAACTATTGGTCAACAGCTTATTCTTTGCCTGGATTTACTGACTGTTTCTCTAGCTAAAGCTGTACAAAGTAAGCAGGAAAACAAGCTTAAGTTTATCAATCAAGCTAGAGAACATAGTATTGAAAGTTTGGTCTGGTTGGATAAAGCCAGACGCCGCCGCTTATTATCAAAATTTGATTATCAGGAATTGTACGTCAATCTTCAAAAGCTCAATCAGGATTTAAACTTCTAA
- a CDS encoding DUF333 domain-containing protein: MKKPYLLIIILGIILASCAEPEPETLPSFEEVATRRDNPTPSQVKAYCEENGGHYEYWKNNDGSYSTYCIFPQGYGCEPEKFWDGSCSMETF; encoded by the coding sequence ATGAAAAAACCTTACTTACTTATTATTATTTTGGGAATTATTTTAGCTTCTTGTGCTGAACCAGAACCAGAGACCTTACCAAGCTTTGAAGAAGTAGCTACTAGACGCGATAATCCGACTCCTAGCCAAGTTAAGGCTTATTGTGAAGAAAACGGGGGTCATTATGAATATTGGAAAAATAATGATGGTAGCTATTCAACCTACTGTATTTTTCCCCAAGGCTATGGTTGTGAACCAGAAAAATTCTGGGACGGTTCATGTAGCATGGAAACGTTTTAG